The DNA region attgtgctgacgtgaaacATTATAAGAGGTTCAGAGGTttcgattatatatatagattaacaAATACCACGTTAGAAAATGAGGGTGAGTTAAAGAGGGTTAACAATTACCACATTAGAAAATGAGTATGAATTAAAAAgggttttagaattaaaaatgtttaaagCATGTGTTGTGTATCTAAGATTTAGGCCCTTTTAGATATACACTACTATCAGTTTTTTTGCAACCTTCTCTCCTCCTCCCGTGTGTgttaaaaattgttaaaaatacttaggctgcgtttgtttggaCTGAAAACAgtttcaggaaatcattttaCCCGTTTACATATGTTTGGCAGCCACGGAAAATTCGGTCAACGGAAAATCGTTTCCAGTTTGACCGGAAAATCAGCCCTTTCCAACGGAAAATCATTTCCACTttgattttaccttcaaaccatttccgAAAATCACACTGAAGAGAGAGCTCAGCACACTCCTCACACAGTCCAAAACTCATCTCCAAGCTCACCTCAGCCAAACTCCGGCCAGCCCAGCCAAGCTCCGGCCAGCCCAAACGCCGCGCAATCTCGCCGTCCGAGCCGTGCCTCGCACCGCCGATCAAGCAAAGATCGATCCAATGCCGCACGATCAAGCAAAGATCGATCCCCACCGCGCGATCAAGCAAAGATCAAAGCCTCCATCGCGCAATCTCGCCTTCGCCGTCCatcgcgcgatcgaagcctcTGCCGCCGTCCatcgcgcgatcgaagcctccgCCGCCGTCGATCGAGCGATCGAAGCCTCCGCCGCCGTCGATCGCGTGATCGAAGCCTCCGCCGCGCGATCGAATCCTTCGATCGCAcgatctctcctctctctctcttccttcttctctcccaaatttgatgattatttttttctgtGGCTTTATTTGTTCTGTGTTTATCTgagaaaagatttttatatattgattggaagctaagaaaatgtgagcaacaaatacaaaatgtattttctataatattttcaagatgacaaccaaacacctgaaaaaaaatttcaaagtattttttcaattgttaccaaacacctaaaaatattttcttttcccgaaaatgttttcagctgaaatcattttacacccGGAAACTATTTACtgccgaaacaaacgcagccttagtattctaaaaaataaaaaaattaaattaaaatttaaaaaaaaaaaaaaaaaaaaaaaaacctcttttaactaaaacttgttcaattccattaaaaacaaaaggttgATTGAATACAGCAAAAAATTAAACCTTGACAAATGCATGCATTTTGGTACTTTTTGTCAAGATCCTTTTATTTAAGGATGCTATTTATACACCCAATTTTACATAGTGATGGATCGACCAAAGTTGTGAACCTACATTCGACTACGCCATGTTGTAAATTTGAATGTTTATTATTGAAATCTTTATAAAAATACCAAAGCGTTTTGGTTCGACAGTTTGGCAGTTTAGACCCAGAACTTGTAAAAACATCAGccaaaagaatgaagaagaacgAAGGAGAGACGAAAAAGAAGTATTAATAGGGCAGCGCTGAAAACAATCGAACTGTCCGTCAAGAGTATTAGCAAACTCAGATACTCCGCTGTCTAAACAGTGCTCCATATGTTGGATGCAAAAAGGTACTAAACCTGTTACATGGGAATGAAGGCGCATGCACCTGACCAACAAATTGATTTCTTCCACTCTTATTTAGGTCTTCAATTGGTGACACATTCCATTATCTTAAATGACCAATAATAACAGGGAAGAGGAGGGTCATTGTTGCTTATTTCACTAACAATAACATCGTCACTCATGTCCTATAATAACTCCCGCTCTCACACTGAACCTGATTGTAAAGAGAATTCAGAAACAAGTACAAAGATCGACAAATCATACAACATGAGAACAGGAagataacaacaaaaacaaatccaaattaTTGACATTCTAATCAAGAAGAACTAGTTCGCATGGAACACAAAAGAGAACAAATTGTGGATTTTCCACTAATTACAGCTCATAAGGCAAAAGCTACGGCCACATATCTACATCGGTGGAAGCAAAAACAGGATctacaaaagaagaaaacattgTCCGTCAGAAGCATTTTTAGAAATCTTTTTCCCTCAAATCTGAACAAGAGGCGGTTCCCGCATCATCTAAACAACATCCACCTGAACCACTAGATTCCACTGGCTGTGTTTCTGTATTATCATGATTGTCTCCTTCAGATCTTCCAGGGAGTGACACCAAACCCATGGCAGCAAAGCTGTTTGCAATGACATTAACATCTCTCGTTCCACAGTAGAGACCCCGGCTCCCAGTAACAAGTATACTTCGACTCTGATCTGCATTTGTTAGAACAGCAGGCAATACATCCATCATCGGTGGGTTAGTCTGGGTTGATCCACTGATGAGCAGCCGCAGAGTCTCTCTTGCACCCTTTTCCACTATGGAGTCAGTTTCATTCATCAATGGATTCACAAGTTTTGGGTGCAATGGAGTGATGGAAGTTGAAATTGCGGGACCAGCACTAACAAGGTAGCCTTGACCTGAAGAGCAAACATCAATAACTGGAATGTGAACAATTGGGTCACACATCAAAGGCGTGAAGGTTGGGATCTGCTGAGAAGTTTGTATTGGAAACCGGAATAATGGGTCTGGCAGCAAAGCTGGGAAATTCAAGGGAGCTTCACCTAGATTGAAAGGCGGTGTAGAAGTCAACAAGCTGGACGGCATAGAAGCAGGTAATAAACAAGAAAGTGGGGGAAGGGATGGCAAGTCATTGGATGAGGTAGGAAGTTGTTGAGTTGCTGCTGAGCATTGCAGAGTTGATCCACGAGGAGGGCACCAACAATAGTAGGGGGTGAAAAGGGGTGAACCTATGTAAGAGACTTGAGATGTGGGGCTTAGAGCTGGTGGAACACCCAAGCTCCCTAGTGATTCTAGAAAACTGGATGGGGAGAATGACAACCCCCGGGTGGTTTCCGGTAACTTTTCATTTTCAGAATTATTTGAAGAGGATGCATCAGCTGTGATTGTTGAAGTAATGGTAAGATTGTCAACTGCTGAAAGATGGCTGTCCCCTCT from Castanea sativa cultivar Marrone di Chiusa Pesio chromosome 6, ASM4071231v1 includes:
- the LOC142639039 gene encoding uncharacterized protein LOC142639039 isoform X2, which gives rise to MLARCFCIPLVSIRVGKINKQGTLMCPTAIRGNLNLTVLPTSDLRLSFIGDDGQTERLFTGGSNSQCAAVAVDEIPADNSGRSFVIKVPGGRVFYFWFSEKSKLLGIDLLAKMKDLLKRKPSIAEFTGISESRLSCFATHLRAYLVSSTVGRSRASSSGSSIPPLDTTTELSDISQNGQFSSISSKSLRSRHTGSQAVKTNTFYQGSLSPRSSSFKDGLPKCLSSLRSAAREKLRRRGDSHLSAVDNLTITSTITADASSSNNSENEKLPETTRGLSFSPSSFLESLGSLGVPPALSPTSQVSYIGSPLFTPYYCWCPPRGSTLQCSAATQQLPTSSNDLPSLPPLSCLLPASMPSSLLTSTPPFNLGEAPLNFPALLPDPLFRFPIQTSQQIPTFTPLMCDPIVHIPVIDVCSSGQGYLVSAGPAISTSITPLHPKLVNPLMNETDSIVEKGARETLRLLISGSTQTNPPMMDVLPAVLTNADQSRSILVTGSRGLYCGTRDVNVIANSFAAMGLVSLPGRSEGDNHDNTETQPVESSGSGGCCLDDAGTASCSDLREKDF
- the LOC142639039 gene encoding uncharacterized protein LOC142639039 isoform X3 gives rise to the protein MISELRGSKVLPTSDLRLSFIGDDGQTERLFTGGSNSQCAAVAVDEIPADNSGRSFVIKVPGGRVFYFWFSEKSKLLGIDLLAKMKDLLKRKPSIAEFTGISESRLSCFATHLRAYLVSSTVGRSRASSSGSSIPPLDTTTELSDISQNGQFSSISSKSLRSRHTGSQAVKTNTFYQGSLSPRSSSFKDGLPKCLSSLRSAAREKLRRRGDSHLSAVDNLTITSTITADASSSNNSENEKLPETTRGLSFSPSSFLESLGSLGVPPALSPTSQVSYIGSPLFTPYYCWCPPRGSTLQCSAATQQLPTSSNDLPSLPPLSCLLPASMPSSLLTSTPPFNLGEAPLNFPALLPDPLFRFPIQTSQQIPTFTPLMCDPIVHIPVIDVCSSGQGYLVSAGPAISTSITPLHPKLVNPLMNETDSIVEKGARETLRLLISGSTQTNPPMMDVLPAVLTNADQSRSILVTGSRGLYCGTRDVNVIANSFAAMGLVSLPGRSEGDNHDNTETQPVESSGSGGCCLDDAGTASCSDLREKDF